DNA from Kluyveromyces marxianus DMKU3-1042 DNA, complete genome, chromosome 8:
ATATTCCTTGAATTGCTTGATGAACAGCGACAAGTTATCAGTGGTATTAAATGTTTCTGATGTCCTTTCCCAGTCTTCTTGCCTCTTGAAGGTTGAAATAAGCGACATGTATTGCTGTAgctcttcaattttaaaatctcttccttcttccttcATGGAAAGTTTTTCTAGTTGATACTCTTTCAATATGTTAGGCATATCATGACCATCTATGAAGAGTTCTAAAGCCTTTACCTTGCCATTTATTAGGAATCGTCTCGACAATGCAATGATAGTATCTACACTGTCCAAATATAATTCATTTTGAATGAGCCAGTCTACTCCGTTTATTAGACGCTGATCAAATTCGCTAATTTCATTTGTTAATTCCACGTCATTATTCACAGTGTAGTACTCttcagtttcttcaaatactcGCTGGGCTGTTCTTCTTAGTATATTAGCAATCGGAAGTCCCAAGTATTTTGAAAGCTTTACCTGCTTTTCCCTTATGTCTGTATCGACCAAATtagacaagaagaacgagTACGTTTCTAAAATCTCGTCGTCAGATAGGAAGCTGACGTATACAGGTACAATATCGTACAACTTATGATAAGAGAGGAGAGAAATATATGTAGTCAACAAGTTTGACTTACTTGAAGCATCAACCACCTCAGGACAGACGATGTCGAAAAATACCGTTAGGTTTGTCAATACCCTTAGAATGTAAGACTCATTGAACAACGCGTTATCCTGATCTTCTCCCGTGATAACATCAAGTAGCATTTCCGTAGAAGATTGCAAAACGCTTCCAGTAGTGTTTAATAGGACTGATGCAGCGAGAATTCTAATAGGATGTTCACTCTCGTTAGGGTACTTTGATGCAAGAACGTTTAGCACATGAGAGAGACTAGGGCATGTAGTATCCATGCTGCAGATAAGTTCAGTCTTATCCACTCTCCCATGTTCTAGTAAGTAGTTTTCCATAGTAACATTCCATATTTGATTCAGGTACATTAGTAGTTCTGTTTCCCAATCCAAGTCATCGATTCTCAAATTGTTTGGAGAGTCCCCAGCTAAATAAGTGTAAATTGCAGCCTCGTAGGGGTCCAAACGCGAGTCCTGAGACAAAGCATAAACACTTCTCCTCCACAAAGCATGCTTTTTGATTCCCTGTTGACTAGCGTATTCATCTGCCATATCTGAATCTATTTGAGGGTCAAGATACGTTTCCATTCCTCGTAGAATTAAATTTAGTGTCAAATTGTCTGTGTACTGGCACTCTTCAGTCAGCTTCTCAAACTGACCAGATAGAAGTAAACGGAAAGCATATACGAAAAATTCGTGATCATTCTTACGATCCTCGGGCTGGACCTGTGCCGAAGGGTCTCTAAGGGTGGAGTCAGAGTCCATGCTGCTTATTGTTCCCGCTAGCATGGAATTGGTCCACTTCGTCGTTGCCAATGACGCTGGCCTTTCTGGAACCCGCATATTAGATTCCAACCAAGATTTGATCAACCATATTTCATATAGACCTTTGTTAGACTGTAATAATTGTCTCTGATATACGACATTGGAGTTATATGAATGAACATTAATATCTTCCTGTGCAATATCAGAAGTTCTGTATTCCACTAACAAACTCACCAAATCCCACAATTTAGCTTCCAATTCCCAGTTTTCAAACTCAattttatctttatcatcAGAACTACCCACAAGATTCAATGCCTCTTCACTAGCAATAGCTCTGAACTCGTTAACTATGTTAAAAGGATTCACCGATGTGttctctttcaataattCCGACTGATAGTCCTTTAAGACCTGCCCAAATTTCACGTGAGCCTCCTGAGAACGACCCAAATCAATATCCATGATTGATATTTATCCAGTATGCACAGTAGCAGTAGCCAATGGGGTCCTAGACACTTGTTTACCtgatcttttcaataaGCTTTGTAACA
Protein-coding regions in this window:
- the NUP84 gene encoding Nup84p yields the protein MDIDLGRSQEAHVKFGQVLKDYQSELLKENTSVNPFNIVNEFRAIASEEALNLVGSSDDKDKIEFENWELEAKLWDLVSLLVEYRTSDIAQEDINVHSYNSNVVYQRQLLQSNKGLYEIWLIKSWLESNMRVPERPASLATTKWTNSMLAGTISSMDSDSTLRDPSAQVQPEDRKNDHEFFVYAFRLLLSGQFEKLTEECQYTDNLTLNLILRGMETYLDPQIDSDMADEYASQQGIKKHALWRRSVYALSQDSRLDPYEAAIYTYLAGDSPNNLRIDDLDWETELLMYLNQIWNVTMENYLLEHGRVDKTELICSMDTTCPSLSHVLNVLASKYPNESEHPIRILAASVLLNTTGSVLQSSTEMLLDVITGEDQDNALFNESYILRVLTNLTVFFDIVCPEVVDASSKSNLLTTYISLLSYHKLYDIVPVYVSFLSDDEILETYSFFLSNLVDTDIREKQVKLSKYLGLPIANILRRTAQRVFEETEEYYTVNNDVELTNEISEFDQRLINGVDWLIQNELYLDSVDTIIALSRRFLINGKVKALELFIDGHDMPNILKEYQLEKLSMKEEGRDFKIEELQQYMSLISTFKRQEDWERTSETFNTTDNLSLFIKQFKEYSDTIINLVTKFLVDLLSNENVDDSDVLYEIRALYTPFLIMELHNTLIRASEKHNVSTFIQEAIDLSILVANETDKIYLLFQSNDKLTTYLQMVAKAAALFGK